The following proteins are encoded in a genomic region of Candidatus Flexicrinis proximus:
- a CDS encoding response regulator transcription factor: MSTVKTHINRIFSKLCAKNRTQAVAGARQLGLF, translated from the coding sequence GTGAGCACAGTAAAGACGCACATCAATCGAATCTTCAGTAAACTGTGCGCAAAGAACCGAACCCAGGCTGTCGCGGGTGCCCGCCAACTCGGCCTGTTCTAA